From Armatimonadota bacterium:
CGGTGGGGGGCGCCCCGGGCCCGGTTACGCCGGGCGGCACGCAGGAGTACGCCGTTGGCGCCTTTCTACTGGCCGGGAGCGAGATGGCAAGGCTGGACGCCATGAAGTTCGATATGGGAGCCGCCGGCGCCGAGAACGGCTATATTCCCGTTCAGACCGAGGTCTGGACGCCGGCGCGCGGATACGGTTGGCTCGATCCGGGCGACCTCGTGCTCCGCGACCGCAAGGCGCCCGACCTGCTTCGCCGCGACTACCTTTTCGGGCATAAGCCGGCCACCTTCCGCGTGAACGTCGCGCCCGGCCCGTACCGCGTCACGCTGATTTCCGGCGACATGGATTATGGCGACCACGAGACACAGGCGCGCGTGAACGGGGTCCAACTCCCCATCCTGCACCCGCGCCAGTCGCACTTCGCCACACTGACAACCGCCATCAAAGTGACCGGCGACAGGCTCGACATCGCGTTCAGCTCTCCCAGGGAAAACTGGGTCATTAACGCGATAACGATCGAGCCGGCCGCCGGACCGGAGGCCCCCAGGGTTACCGACCAGAGCTTCGCGGCCAAAGCGGCAGACCCATGGATAAACGTCGCGAAGACCCCGGATGCGATCGCGCCGTACCTGAAGCGATTCCGCACCCAACTGGCCGCGAAGCCCGCGTTCAGACCAACCGGGCTCGGCCGGAAGGATTACCTGAAGCTGATCGCCGGAAACGTGGACTTCTTCAGGAAGCATCAGAACAAGGACGGCGCGATCATCGATCCGTACCGGCGTGTGGAGTTTCAGTATTCTACGCCATGTTTCGCACTGGCCGCGGCCACTCTGGTGGTGTACGGCGGCCGGAAGGACCTGCTCGAGCCGGCGGCGAAGGCGATGGACTGGGCGACGCTCACGTTGAGCCAGGGCCGCGCCGCGACCCATCACGAAGATTTCTTCTCCGAGCAGATCGGCCACGCCATGCCGCTCTTCCGCCCGCTGGTCAGCAAGGCCCGGTACGCGAAATGGCAGGCGCAGATTGCCGGTTTCGATCCGTATAAAGTCTACCGGGCGGGTATCGGCGGCAACAACTGGAACGTGGTCGCGCTCAGCGGCGAGTGGCTGTTCCACCGGCTGGGATTGCGCCCGGACACGAAGTACATTGCCGAAAGCCTCACGGCGCAGGGCAAGTCCTTCAGCTCGTCGTTCGGCCTCTACCTCGAGGGGCCGATGGCGTACGATCATTTCCCGCGTCTCTGGGCGGCGGATATGGTATCTCACGGTTACAACGGTGTTCACGCCCGCGACCTCGCCGAGATGCTAAGACGGGGCGCCATCACCAGCCTGTTTATGCAGAGCCCGACCGGTGAACTGCCCGCCGGTGGCCGAAGCGCCCATCATCAATGGAACGAGGCCGAACAAGCCTGCACGTATGAGATCTACGCTGCCCGCGCGCTGAAGGACGGGGACAAGCAAATGGCCGGCGTCTTCAAACGCGCCGCTCATCTCGCGCTCGCGTCCATGAAGCGCTGGATGCGGCCGAGCGGAGAGATGCAGATCGTGAAGAACTGGGTGAATCCGTCCGCCCAGCACGGCTACGAGGGGTACTCGTCGCACAGCCAGTACAATCTGTTGCCGATGGCGATGCTCTCTATTGTGTACCTGCACTCCGGGGAGACGGAGGCCGTGAAGGAGCAGCCAGCCCCGGCCGACCTCGGCGGGTTCGTGCTCCAGATCGACCCGGCGCTGCACAAAGTCTTCGCCAACGCGAGCGGCATGTATGTTGAGGTGGACACTAATGCGGATTCCCACTACGAGCCCACTGGCCTGCTTCGGATCCACAAGTCCGGTTTCAACCCTCAACTCGGCCCCAGCCAGACGCTTTCGACCGCGCAGGTGTACCTGCCGAAGGGGCCGTCCGTGAATGCGGCCGTTGGCGTCGCGTGGAAGGATGTGAACGGTGGGTGGAGGTCTCTCGCGGAGTACACCAACAATTCGCTCAGCCGGATGAGCCTGCTTGGCGTTGAGGAGAGCCCAAAATCCGTTGCGTTCCAGTTGCTCGACCAGGGTTATTTCAGCGGACCGGTTTTCATCAGCGAGAAGTACACGATCACGCCCGATTCCGTTCTGCTGAGAACCGAGACGCCGGATTACGCCGGCCCTCTGAGGTACGTCTGGCCGGTTCTGGCGGACGATGGGAAGTCGAAGTCATCCATAAGCGTCAAGAACGGCGCGGTGAGCGTTACCCTGCGGGGCGAGACGCAAACATACACACCGGTTGGCGCATCGGCTATCAGCGTGGGTAAGACTCTCTACCCGTTCCGGAACGGCTGGGCGCGCGTGGTGACCGCCGAGTACCCTCGCGGCGGCGCCATATCACTCCGTATCGCCCCAAAGGCGCGGCGATCGCGTTGAAGACCGTTCGCGGTATCGGGCAAGCGGGTTATAGAGCCGGGTCCGCCGTCTGTGACCCGCGCCTTTCGACCGGGAAGAGGCGCGCCCCCCATCCCGTCTCGACGGCGTAATTCATACATCGGGCGAAGCTGTCGAAGTTCAGTTGCGGACAAACCAGCCCGTGCGTCTCCAGGACTGGAGCGGTGTTCTCGATCTCGAATGACCTCAGGTCCTGCATATATGGACGATACACGTCAAGGTAGGAATCGTAGAGAGTTTCCAGCGCGTTTCTTGGCCGCAACTTGAAAGACTCCGTCCCGCACGTCTCAACGCCGTCCAGGCCGAAAAGTCGTATGGCGTACCCGACGATCTCCTCGATTTTCGTGGCCTGGGGATTGACGACGTGAAAGATGCCGCCGTTGAGGCAGTCCTCCATGGTGGCCATGAAGACATCTACACAGTGATTGATCGGGACGAGGTTGATGCCGCCCTCTGCGCCGGTTTCGACACGGATCGGCATGAAGACCCCGCCGCCCTCCGTCAGGTGGATGCCCAGTTCGGCGGCCTTCCTCCCGCCGCGCTCGCGAATGTCGGCGAGGTAGACGTCACGGATCATGAGGGCCGCCTTGACCGGAAAATACAGGGCATTGAAGCGCAGAGTCCTCCCGGTTCGGGAATCGCCGTAGACGATGGAGGGCCGGTAGACATTCAGCCGGATGCCGTGGAGCCCGCAGGCTTCCCGCGCCAGAATCTCACCGCGGGCCTTCGTCTCTTCGTAAACGTTCGTGAACTCGCCCGATTCCACCCAATCCTCGCGGCACAGCCCGGTTCGCCGTCCTGCGACGTAGGCCGTGCTGACGTGGTGGAAATAGCAGCACCCGCTTTTGGCGGCGAAATCGAGAACGTTTTTCAAGCCGCCGACGTTGGCTGCCTCGATCTCGGCCCGCTTGCGCTCCGCGAATGCGGTGTTCGACGCACAGTGGACGATCTCGTCAATTGCTCCCGGCCCCGCCTGGCCGCCGAGTGCAGCGGCGGCCCAGCCGGGATCGAGGATGTCACCCTCTGCGACGTCCAAACGCCCGCGCGACTCGCTGTCGAGTCCAAACCAGTCGACGATCTGCGCGACCCTGTCGCGGGCGGAGAGCCGCCGGGATGATCTCGCGAGAATCGTCACACGATATCCCGCCCTGAGCAGAGCGACAGCGATGTGGCTGCCCAGGAAGCCTGTCCCTCCCGTGACCAGGAATCGGCTCGCCTTCGCCGCCCGCTTTCGTCGGAGAGGGAGGGTTCCGATCCTCATATCTACACTCGAGTCACACACGGTAGAGGATATGCTCAAGCCTCGAACAACCCTGGGAGAAAACAGGCTTCATCGTGTTCACCCCGGGGATCCGGTCTGTCAGTCCGTCAAGCCAGGGATCGGCTTCGGACATGGCAAGCGCGATCTTCTGCCGCTGCGCCGGGTCCGTGTGATCGAAGTAGTAGTCGTATTCCAGGATTGCCCGCTTGCCGAAATCCAGAGGGGTCAGGAATCCGAAGTCATGGTCGATGTCTTGGGCGATCGCGATTCTTGCGAAACCATCCAGAACCTCGTGGATCACGTCGAGCCTGTCCGGCGGGAGATAGACGAGGAACGCGAGCCCGTGCTTCCGCCGAGCCATGCGCGCGCTTACGATACGGTGCATCGTGAGCCATACCGTATCCGTCATCTCGGGACGCGAATAGAGCTCCCGGTAGAATGGGCGAAGCGACTCCGGGACGGCCTCGGCGATCGTCTCCGGGGACGGCTGGAGGATCGCCTCGATCAGCGGTCGCATTTCGGGGCGGCAAAGGAGTTCAAAGGGACGTTCCTGTCCCTCGTAATCCCGCACAAGATCGAGCCAGCGTGGTTCCACGAGGCGCGGAAGGCCGAGCATCAGCGTGCGAAGGAGCGAGGAGTCGATGAGCGCCGGGGCCATCTTCGCGATGGCATCCCTGCCATATTGATCGGCGATGACGAGGACCATCGCCTCGATGCCGAGCGCTTCCGGCAGGGCGGCCTTGAGCTTCAGCGCAAGTTCCTCGCCGGGTGACAGGAACGTTGCGATATAGTGTGCGCCGAGGACGGCCACGGCGAGGCCGATTCGACGCTGACCGAGCGTTCGGGCGAAGCGGACGGCCTCATCGAATCCGGCGAACGGCACCAACAGACCTTCCTCGTCCGCGGTCGCCGGGTGGAGTTTGACGAAGGCTCTTGTGCAGATACCGGGGGAGGGGGCGCCGCTCTGCTCGAAGGCGAAATGGTTCGTGGCGGCCTTTTCGTTGAGCCGGAACACACTCCCGTCGCGGCCGACGAACTCCATATCGATGAAGTTGTCCGCGGCCGTGCCGTAAACGTTGGACCACGTCGAGAAAATGCCCGTACAGACGATATTGCCGCAGACTGTGGCGGCGGGTTCGGCGACATTGACGCGAAGGCCGCGGCGCCATGCCTCCTGTTGAAGATCGAATGCGGTGACGCCCGGCTCAACGGCGGCGCACCAGTTATCGAGGTCCATCTCGATCCGGCGCATCCGGCCCATATCCAAAACGATTCCGTCCGAGAAGACGAACCCGAACACGCTTCCGCCATTGCCCCTGACGGCGTAGGGGAGGCCAAGCTCTCCGGCCAGGCGGACGATCGCGACGACATCCTCCGTGGACCCCGGGAGAACGACGTAACGGGGAATCTTCGGACCGGCGAGTGGAAAAGGGTCGTCGGCATACGTCCAGAGAACGGCGGGGTCGTTCGAAACCCATTCCTTCCCCACGATCTCCCTGAGTCTCCGGAGCCCATCGTCCTCGGCGGGTTGAACGACGTCCCCGCCGCCATCCACGTGCTCCTCGACGTATTCCTTCAGCGCCCGCATGACCTCGGTCGGCTGCATTCCCGTCACGAAATGGCATTGGTAGTCGCAAATCCCGCAGAGCGTACAGCTGTCGGCGCTTTCGACGAGGGCCTCCGATATCGGTATACGCCCTTCGGCGAGGCCCCGGTAAAGGTCCATGCGTCCCTGGGGGTAGAACGTGACGAAGTGCTTTTCGGAACCTGAGGGGCAAAGGCCGGTCGCCAGATAGTCGATCTTGCACATAGCGTAGTGCCGGCATTGTGCCGCCATGGCCGCGGCCTTTACGTCGATCTGTGGCATGAGGGACCTCCCTGGGCCTGAGCCCCGAAATGCTGATCGCGATCACGCGCGCGGGGCGACGGGAATCTCCCTGCCGGCCCGTGCGTCTACCAGTTGGCCAGCCGCGCTTTCACGCGGCGCGAAAAACCCGATAGGAGTGACGGAGTCGATCGAAGGCGTCCCGGAGGTCTCTCCTCAAGGATTATTGTATCCGACTTGTGCTCCGATACAAAGCGCCGGGATGCGCCGTTTCCCTCCGGAGGCACGGGATTCGCGGCCCGGTATTTGGGCTGCGGGGTGCGCATGACAGAATCCCCGGCAATTGACACAAACCTGGGCATAGCGATCGGCGAGGGGGCTTGTCTGAACCGCCGGTGGGCATCCCGTTCGAGTCTGTCCGTTGCTCGGTAACTGTAAACGAGTCGGGCGCCCTGGAAAGGGCGCCCGAAGGATGCGATGGAGCGGGTTGGAGCCCGACGCGTTCTAGGAATCGGGCAGGTTTGCACCCGGATATGTCGGGGCGCCGGCGTGAGAACCGTCCGCCGAACCACAGTAGCCCCAGCCCGTTGTGCGCGGCCAGTTGTATGCTGTCCCGTTCGGTGCGGAGCCTGTAGCGCTGTTCGGGAACAGGTAGCAGAATGGGTTCGTGGTGCTCGGAGACGCCACCATCACGGTGTAGAAGGCCGCGTGGCCATCGGCAAAGAGGAATACCTTGCCCTGTCCCATTCCGCTGCCATGCGGGAAGCCCCACTTCGTGGGATCCCTGGGGTACTGGTGCAGTACGCCTGTAGCGCCTTGTCCCGTCTGGTCGAACCACTCTCCCGTGGCGTCAGAGCCGACGCCGCAGAGTTCTCTTCCCTTCTCGTACAGCATCACCGTTTTCGAAGGGATCTTCATCTTCGAAATGGCAAGCCCGCTAACGTTTTGGGGCAGCGAGTACGAGCGTACAGGGTTCGCTTCTGTCGCTCGCCGGGCCTCAACGGCCTTGTTCGTGGGGCAGGTGAATGACTTCTTCGTCTTGACGAGGGGGAAGATCGCCACATCCCACGTGTAGGATTGGAACCCTGCAGGCGGCGTCACGTTTCCGAGCGCCCAGATGGGGAGAGTGTTGTCAGAATCGTCCATGTACAACAGCATGGCCGTGCCCAGTTGCTTGTTGTTGCTGATGCATGTTGTAACCATGGCCCGTTCGCGTGCCCTGGCGAAGACAGGGAACAGGATGGCAGCCAGGATGGCGATAATTGCGATGACCACTAGCAGTTCGATTAGCGTAAAAGCTCTTCTTCTCATACGTTTTCCTCCCTCCGACAGTGAGTGGTCCCTCTGCCTGTTAGAGCGGTAATGAAGGCGTAATGTTCCGTTCCCGGTGGATCACCAGGGGGAGAGGCGCCCCTCCTCCACGCCAGGGTGGAGGAGGGACGCGGCAGTTAGTTACTTCAGGCCCTGCTTCGCAAGAGCGATAGCGTCCTGAATGGTGATGACGCCCGATGGGGCGGCAATATCGTCTACCCCCATTGTACCAGAAGTTGCGGCTTGCAGGCCCGCGGCGATCTTCAGCGCGTCCGAAGCGGATGGAACCGCCGGAAGCGTCGGCACTGAAGTGCCATCGAGGTAGATGATGACGCTGCGGATGATATCCGGGTTGTCACCGGTGTTGGAGCGTGGGTTGAGGCGGAAGTCGGCGAAGAGGTTCTGGTTCTTATAGGCGCCGAAGGCTTCCATCACAGCGGTGCCGGGCGCCATGTAGGTGTTGGCCGAGGCGACCGGGACCAGGTCCCACTCGAACGTCTTCCACGTGTTGGTGGAACCTTTAGTGACGATCCAGTCTGTGTTGCCCGTTCCGGCGGCGTTCTTGGTCTGGATCGTTCGATACGGGTCTGTTGTGCGCATGGTGCGGTTGGAACCCAAGGTCGCGGTCGCGCCCGCGGTGCTGACCCACGGGGTGCCGGACATGGAATGTGTCCAGCCTTCCATACGGTTGTAGTTCAGGCCGATGCTGTCATTGGTCTGTCCGGCCTTCGCGTTGTCGAAGTATTCGATCCGTATGCGGACATGCGGTCCGACCTTCCAGTTCGCGGTGCCGGGCAGTCCGCCGCCGCCCGCGGGGGGCGAGGCGGGCATCACGAAGGTGTTCAGGTCCATCCCGGGCCCGGTCGCGGGAACACCCGGAACCGTGCCGTCTTCGGACGGCATCTTGCCGATGTCGCCCATTCGGCCGCGATACAGCCAACCCGGGTCAACCTGGAAGTAGAAGTAGTCGTTCGCTTGGGAGATGTTGTCGATGCGGTTCTGCCTGCCACCAACGGCGACCGGCGACGTCATCGAGTCGGTGACGTTAACCAGGTTTCGCGGGCGGTTTGTATCCGAGGAATAGCCGTTGAACACGCCTTCCATCTGCTTCAAACCGTTGCTGATGTTGGTCGCGCCGAGTACGGCGTAGATGTACGTCTGGCCGGCCCCCACATCCAGCGTGCCGAGGCTGTTGGCGCCGGCGGCGATGGTTGCGGGGAACGTCTTCGTGAGGATGCCGGTGGCGACCGGGATAACGGTTACGCTGTATGTGCCCGGGGCCACGCTGGAGATGCTGAACGTTCCGTCGGCGGCCGTATAGGCCATATGCGCGTCGTCAAAGATCACCTGCGCCATGTTGAGCGGGCCGGAGGAGGAAGCGCCTAGCGGTTGACCGACGACGGTGCCGGTAACGGTGGTGCTCACCACGTCGCTGCCTTCAAGGGTAGCGGCGAGGATCGAGAAGTCGTTCGTGCCAACGCCGGAGAACATGTACGGCAGGGTGACGCTCTTCAGGACCTTTGCGGCGTTCACGGGGAGCAATTGCTGCACGAAGGCGGCCGTGGAGTCGGCATTGCGGCTCTCGTCGGAGTTGTTCTCGCGGCGGCTGCGGATGTTGAAGCCAACATCGGTCAGGTTCGGGGCCGCTGCCGGCGAGAACTCGCGGTAGAACATGCGCTTCGGCGTTTGGGTGCCGGGGTTCGTCCAGTTGCCAACCCAGTCATGATGGGCGATCTGGACCTGCTCGCTGGTGCCGTCGTCGTACGTGAGTGTGAAGTGCTCGTAATATGCCAGCGTTCCGAAATTGCCGTTGCCCTGGCCTTCGCCGATGATCGACAGGGCGCTGTAGTGGCCCGGGGCGATCTGCCACGTCTGGCCGTTGCAGCGCTGAACGTTGTTGAAGTAGGTCTCCTTGTTCGGCATCTTAAACGGCACGTTGTTGGTGCGCGCGTCCTGGACGATGGTGCCGGAAGCCGGCATCAGGTCGCCGTTGAAGCACGTGTCGCCGCCGGAGCTGCCTTTGTAGTCACCGGTCATGTCGGCCATGGCGATCATGTCGAAGTTGTAGTTCAGCGGGAGGTAGGTGAATACGGGAGCCTCGGCGGGGAGTGTGATGGTGACGTCGTCCGGAGCCGGCATCTTCATGCCCACGGGGACAACATGGCCCGCCAAAACGCCGGGCTTCGTTTGACCGTACAGGAACGCATCGAGATCGACCTTCTGGCCGGCCGGTACGCCCTTGAAGACGCCGACGCCATTGGCGTCGCATTTCGTGCTGTACGGGCTCATCGCGATCCAGGCGCCGGCCGCGGGGGTGACGCCATCGCTCATTTTGACCGTGACGCGGATATCGCTGCTCACGGGCTGAGGAGTCGCTGTTTCCCAGGAAACGGCGCTCACGAACGGGTACTTATTGGTCTGGTTACTGCGGTCGAATCGGATGTCGTGCAGCACCTTGGCCGGGTTGCAGGGAATGACCAGGGCCTTGATGTAGATGTTGGCGGCGCTGGAGGTGGTGCTGCCCACGCCGTCTTCCCAGGGCGGGGTTCGCCCGCCCGCGGTTGTGTGGCGTCCGTGCATCGTCACGTAGGGCAGTTCGTTCGATGTTCCCGGCTGGTACCAGTCGGAAATCGCGATCGGTTTGACCTCGGATGTACCGTCCGCGTAATTGAGGGTCGCCCGCATGTTCACGCCGCCTTCCAGGCCGGTTACGGCGAGGTAGCAGTTCAGAACGTTAGTCTGCGGGGCGAGCAGTTCGTAGTCGCGGATGCTGATGAGGTTGGGCGTGCCGCCTTCGGGGTAGCCGGCGACACCGGGTGCAACCGGGGAGTCGATCGTTGGGTCGCCGAAGTCGAAGGCGAGGGCGCCCGGGGCTCCCGCGGAGGCTTCCCAGTTCTTGATGCTGGCGCCGTTGTGGTGAACGGTGTCCGGCAGGGGATCGGCAACCGTGTTCGGGCTGTAAAGCCCCTTAGGCATGTATTCGCTGCCGAGGCCGAACGCCGTGAACTGGAAGTCGCCGAACTTGGCGGGGTCCGTCGTGGTGGCCGCCGGATCGTCGGTCGAAATCTGGTCCAGCGTCGGGTTGGTCAGCGGGTCGGTAATAACCGGGATGGGGTACGGGAACTGGATGTCAGCCCCGGTCACGGCATCAGGCGCGGCAACCGGAACGCTGATGGTGGTTACCGGGTAGTTGGCCGGCTTGTTCGCCGAGATCGAGTACGTGCCCGTCGGCAGGCCGCGGAACATATATGTGCCGTCGGCGCTGGTGTTGATCGTGTAACTCAGCATCTTGACAAAGGCATTGGCTACGGGGCCGCTTCCTTCGGAGACAGGCTTCTTCACCGTGCCGCTGATGGACCCGACCGGGCCCGGGACGTCGATGGTGTCGCCCGACCATGCGAAGATGAAAGCGCTGAGGGTGGTATTGGCGTTCAGCAGGTCGGGACCGAACGAGATGCTCTTCAGCACTTTCGTAGAGTCCGCGATGATGAAGCGCATGAACACGTTGAATGCCGGCGGCGTATTGCCTTCGGGAACCGCGGTTCCGTCCGTTGACTTAAGCCGTTTGTCCACCGAGAAGGCAACGATTTCATCATCGCCAGCACCGCCGCCGCCGTTGTTGAAACGATACAGCGAGTTACCGGCCACCGAGACGACAGGCTGAACG
This genomic window contains:
- a CDS encoding glycoside hydrolase family 88 protein, which translates into the protein MFRRCALAIGCIPLFAAPVPAQNTVTPAGDESLTPPAIRSLMRKVADYEISRTKALPPDGGWVRASLYTGVLAAYRATGEVRYLDAALKWADAEAKWAPWGTDQRFADNLCCGQVFTELYEIRRDPLMLSAYRAAIDNMMASPRQGREDWWWCDALYMAPPGIARLGAITGDRKYFAFLNEMFWDSTDFLFNKGEGLYYRDKNYFSSKTRNGKPVFWSRGNGWVMGGTVRVLQYLPADDPGRPRFVQLHQQMARALARCQGEDGLWRPNLGDADEYPIPETSGTAFDCYAIAWGINNGLLDRENYLPVARRAWRGLVACVGPEGRLGYVQPVGGAPGPVTPGGTQEYAVGAFLLAGSEMARLDAMKFDMGAAGAENGYIPVQTEVWTPARGYGWLDPGDLVLRDRKAPDLLRRDYLFGHKPATFRVNVAPGPYRVTLISGDMDYGDHETQARVNGVQLPILHPRQSHFATLTTAIKVTGDRLDIAFSSPRENWVINAITIEPAAGPEAPRVTDQSFAAKAADPWINVAKTPDAIAPYLKRFRTQLAAKPAFRPTGLGRKDYLKLIAGNVDFFRKHQNKDGAIIDPYRRVEFQYSTPCFALAAATLVVYGGRKDLLEPAAKAMDWATLTLSQGRAATHHEDFFSEQIGHAMPLFRPLVSKARYAKWQAQIAGFDPYKVYRAGIGGNNWNVVALSGEWLFHRLGLRPDTKYIAESLTAQGKSFSSSFGLYLEGPMAYDHFPRLWAADMVSHGYNGVHARDLAEMLRRGAITSLFMQSPTGELPAGGRSAHHQWNEAEQACTYEIYAARALKDGDKQMAGVFKRAAHLALASMKRWMRPSGEMQIVKNWVNPSAQHGYEGYSSHSQYNLLPMAMLSIVYLHSGETEAVKEQPAPADLGGFVLQIDPALHKVFANASGMYVEVDTNADSHYEPTGLLRIHKSGFNPQLGPSQTLSTAQVYLPKGPSVNAAVGVAWKDVNGGWRSLAEYTNNSLSRMSLLGVEESPKSVAFQLLDQGYFSGPVFISEKYTITPDSVLLRTETPDYAGPLRYVWPVLADDGKSKSSISVKNGAVSVTLRGETQTYTPVGASAISVGKTLYPFRNGWARVVTAEYPRGGAISLRIAPKARRSR
- a CDS encoding SDR family oxidoreductase, with amino-acid sequence MRIGTLPLRRKRAAKASRFLVTGGTGFLGSHIAVALLRAGYRVTILARSSRRLSARDRVAQIVDWFGLDSESRGRLDVAEGDILDPGWAAAALGGQAGPGAIDEIVHCASNTAFAERKRAEIEAANVGGLKNVLDFAAKSGCCYFHHVSTAYVAGRRTGLCREDWVESGEFTNVYEETKARGEILAREACGLHGIRLNVYRPSIVYGDSRTGRTLRFNALYFPVKAALMIRDVYLADIRERGGRKAAELGIHLTEGGGVFMPIRVETGAEGGINLVPINHCVDVFMATMEDCLNGGIFHVVNPQATKIEEIVGYAIRLFGLDGVETCGTESFKLRPRNALETLYDSYLDVYRPYMQDLRSFEIENTAPVLETHGLVCPQLNFDSFARCMNYAVETGWGARLFPVERRGSQTADPAL
- a CDS encoding FAD-binding protein yields the protein MPQIDVKAAAMAAQCRHYAMCKIDYLATGLCPSGSEKHFVTFYPQGRMDLYRGLAEGRIPISEALVESADSCTLCGICDYQCHFVTGMQPTEVMRALKEYVEEHVDGGGDVVQPAEDDGLRRLREIVGKEWVSNDPAVLWTYADDPFPLAGPKIPRYVVLPGSTEDVVAIVRLAGELGLPYAVRGNGGSVFGFVFSDGIVLDMGRMRRIEMDLDNWCAAVEPGVTAFDLQQEAWRRGLRVNVAEPAATVCGNIVCTGIFSTWSNVYGTAADNFIDMEFVGRDGSVFRLNEKAATNHFAFEQSGAPSPGICTRAFVKLHPATADEEGLLVPFAGFDEAVRFARTLGQRRIGLAVAVLGAHYIATFLSPGEELALKLKAALPEALGIEAMVLVIADQYGRDAIAKMAPALIDSSLLRTLMLGLPRLVEPRWLDLVRDYEGQERPFELLCRPEMRPLIEAILQPSPETIAEAVPESLRPFYRELYSRPEMTDTVWLTMHRIVSARMARRKHGLAFLVYLPPDRLDVIHEVLDGFARIAIAQDIDHDFGFLTPLDFGKRAILEYDYYFDHTDPAQRQKIALAMSEADPWLDGLTDRIPGVNTMKPVFSQGCSRLEHILYRV
- a CDS encoding prepilin-type N-terminal cleavage/methylation domain-containing protein; this translates as MRRRAFTLIELLVVIAIIAILAAILFPVFARARERAMVTTCISNNKQLGTAMLLYMDDSDNTLPIWALGNVTPPAGFQSYTWDVAIFPLVKTKKSFTCPTNKAVEARRATEANPVRSYSLPQNVSGLAISKMKIPSKTVMLYEKGRELCGVGSDATGEWFDQTGQGATGVLHQYPRDPTKWGFPHGSGMGQGKVFLFADGHAAFYTVMVASPSTTNPFCYLFPNSATGSAPNGTAYNWPRTTGWGYCGSADGSHAGAPTYPGANLPDS
- a CDS encoding carboxypeptidase-like regulatory domain-containing protein; translation: MNRRLPTQWVPGLVALLLLALWPAISARATNLALGKPAFASWNSPVAGTGTDTTANLTDGNFTTSWNNAGSPNTGNDQAGVDLGAISSFRYVRLNWTGDHATAFTVEVGDAVDTDPTSFFYGTGDWSIVYTRTADPAGFSTANDFIDIGAQSHRYVRIAGTVSSNTSTVWGINELQVLDVAPAITGTALFGTNPVNNAFIEIIGPQPVTNGPPSSVSKAKTDATGAFNFTGLYDGTYVLFAIAPGQYAPVQSTAAVSGGGVVTQNLTFTQVVQNTAANTAPLPNYNLDNISNPGESNGGNASSGGLNLPSDELPAGDSLWFTGAANGGFPAGTTFGLGSLMPPTLNFWFPPTAPGKNNVITSVNAVIPVPPAKYSALYMIQNGTDGQGDTLAYLNYTDGTVQPVVSVAGNSLYRFNNGGGGAGDDEIVAFSVDKRLKSTDGTAVPEGNTPPAFNVFMRFIIADSTKVLKSISFGPDLLNANTTLSAFIFAWSGDTIDVPGPVGSISGTVKKPVSEGSGPVANAFVKMLSYTINTSADGTYMFRGLPTGTYSISANKPANYPVTTISVPVAAPDAVTGADIQFPYPIPVITDPLTNPTLDQISTDDPAATTTDPAKFGDFQFTAFGLGSEYMPKGLYSPNTVADPLPDTVHHNGASIKNWEASAGAPGALAFDFGDPTIDSPVAPGVAGYPEGGTPNLISIRDYELLAPQTNVLNCYLAVTGLEGGVNMRATLNYADGTSEVKPIAISDWYQPGTSNELPYVTMHGRHTTAGGRTPPWEDGVGSTTSSAANIYIKALVIPCNPAKVLHDIRFDRSNQTNKYPFVSAVSWETATPQPVSSDIRVTVKMSDGVTPAAGAWIAMSPYSTKCDANGVGVFKGVPAGQKVDLDAFLYGQTKPGVLAGHVVPVGMKMPAPDDVTITLPAEAPVFTYLPLNYNFDMIAMADMTGDYKGSSGGDTCFNGDLMPASGTIVQDARTNNVPFKMPNKETYFNNVQRCNGQTWQIAPGHYSALSIIGEGQGNGNFGTLAYYEHFTLTYDDGTSEQVQIAHHDWVGNWTNPGTQTPKRMFYREFSPAAAPNLTDVGFNIRSRRENNSDESRNADSTAAFVQQLLPVNAAKVLKSVTLPYMFSGVGTNDFSILAATLEGSDVVSTTVTGTVVGQPLGASSSGPLNMAQVIFDDAHMAYTAADGTFSISSVAPGTYSVTVIPVATGILTKTFPATIAAGANSLGTLDVGAGQTYIYAVLGATNISNGLKQMEGVFNGYSSDTNRPRNLVNVTDSMTSPVAVGGRQNRIDNISQANDYFYFQVDPGWLYRGRMGDIGKMPSEDGTVPGVPATGPGMDLNTFVMPASPPAGGGGLPGTANWKVGPHVRIRIEYFDNAKAGQTNDSIGLNYNRMEGWTHSMSGTPWVSTAGATATLGSNRTMRTTDPYRTIQTKNAAGTGNTDWIVTKGSTNTWKTFEWDLVPVASANTYMAPGTAVMEAFGAYKNQNLFADFRLNPRSNTGDNPDIIRSVIIYLDGTSVPTLPAVPSASDALKIAAGLQAATSGTMGVDDIAAPSGVITIQDAIALAKQGLK